The Psychrobacter sp. 28M-43 genome segment TATCGCTGTTCATGGCGGTAGCGGCTTGGACTTTGGTGTTATCGAAGCCATGCGTGAAGTGACGGGTAAAAAATACCTAGAGCTAATCCATCGCATTGATAAGGACACATCAGGGTTACTGATGATTTCCAAAAAACGCTCAACGCTCAAAGTGTTACAGCAGCATTTGGTAGACAAGACCATTCAAAAGCACTATCTATGTCTAGCCAAGGGACAGCCTGCGCTTAATGAGCAGCGTATCAATGCACCATTGCTACGTTACACGCTTGCCAGTGGTGAGCGCCGAGTGAAAGTAGATAGCCAAGACCCACAAGCGAAAGAAAGCCAGACTGATATTATTATCCATAATCGCTTTACGATTAATAGTCAGCCAGTAAGCTTGATTGAAGCCAAGCCATTGACAGGTCGCACTCATCAAATTCGTGTGCATTTAGCGCATATCGGTCATGCTATCTTGGGTGATGACAAATACAACGTTCATGACAAATCAGGCGTCCATCGTCTGTGTCTACATGCATGGCGCTTAGACATTCCAGGCTACAAGACCATTACTGCGCCATTGCCAGACGATATGGCAGATTGGTTACCAGAAACAACGAAATTGCCTGAATAGTTTTCCAAAATAAACTCTTAAGCCAAACTATTTTTGTACTTTCCTAAACGTCACGATATCTTATTTTTACGAATAAGCCACCGTGACGTTTTAGTATCTGCTATTTATTATTGTTATTCATTAAGGTAAACCCATGACCAAACCAGCTACAACTTCAGAGTGTGTTATAAATGCTCAACCATCAGCAGAACACAATTTGTCTGATAAGACATTAATTATTTTTGATTGGGACGGCACGCTAATGGATTCAATCGGCCTGATTGTTGAGTCTATGCATGTGGCTGGCGAAGCACACGGGTTTGAGACGACTGATAAAGCCGTAAAAGACATCATTGGTCTG includes the following:
- a CDS encoding RluA family pseudouridine synthase — translated: MTDDATTHEAPAIFNSKTRPQSADDEISNFGKVNYLEVTRHQHDQRLDNFLLNRLKGLPKSHIYKMIRSDEVRVNNKRCKAHDRVQREDVVRIAPVELATREKPIISTEFAKSLLARVVYEDDGLLVLNKPSGIAVHGGSGLDFGVIEAMREVTGKKYLELIHRIDKDTSGLLMISKKRSTLKVLQQHLVDKTIQKHYLCLAKGQPALNEQRINAPLLRYTLASGERRVKVDSQDPQAKESQTDIIIHNRFTINSQPVSLIEAKPLTGRTHQIRVHLAHIGHAILGDDKYNVHDKSGVHRLCLHAWRLDIPGYKTITAPLPDDMADWLPETTKLPE